One Actinomycetospora corticicola genomic window, GGTGAAGCCCAGGAACCCGTGAACGAGCGCGGGGTGCTCGCGCAGGCGCGCGTCGACCCCTGCCGCCGTGAGCGCCCCGGCGAACGCCGCCCCGGCGTCGCGCAGCGGGTCCAGCCCTGCCGTCGCGACGATCGTCGGCCCCAGCCCGGCCAGGTCGGCCCGCAGCGGCGACAGCCGGATGTCGCCCTTCGGGTTCGCGGACCCCAGGTAGAGCTTCGAGCACGCGACGACGTCGCGCGCCGTCAGGAAGAGACCCTCGCCGTTCTCGCGCACCGACGCGTAGCGGCCCTCGAAGTCCGGCGGCGGGTAGACGAGCAGGGTCCCGACGACGGGTTCGTGCCGGTCCCGGCGCGCGAGCGCCGCCCCGGCGACGAGGTTGGCGCCCGCCGAGTCGCCGGCCAGCGCGACGCGGGCCGGGTCGGCGTCCCAGTCGGCCGCGTGGTCGATGGCCCAGGCGAGGCCCTCGAGGACGTCGTGCAGCGGCTTGGGGAACCGGTGCTCGGGGGCGAGGCGGTAGTCGATCGCGACGACGACGGCCCCGGTGTCGTCGGCGAGGCGCTGCGCGACCGGGTCGTAGACCTCGCCGCCGCCGAGCACCCAGCCGCCGCCGTGGGCGAACACCACCAGCGTCGCGGTCGTGCGCTCCGCGGGGCGGTGCACCCGCACGGGGACCGGCACGTCGACGTGGACCTCCGGGGCGGCGCTCGCCGGGCGGACCGTCTCCCGCATGAGCGCGGCGAAGCGCTCGCGGGCCGCGGCGATGCCCTCGTCGGTGTCGGTCCCCGCGAACATCGCGGGTTCCCCGCGCTCGGACCAGCGGGCGAGCAGGGCGGCGACGTCGGGATCCGCGGCGGTCACGACGGCACCCTAGGGCTCCGGACGGGTCGTTGCTGAATCGAGACCTGACCTGCGAGCAACGCGGGGGTGGGTATCACGTCTGTGGGCATGCCGGGCCCGGTCGGACGACGGACGGGCCCGGTGCACCTGTCGTCTTGTGCCGATTCGCCCTCGTTCCCGCCCGCCAACGATCTGTGAAGGACCTAGCGCTCCCGATGGCTCTGCCCTGGCCCCAGAACACCCCGACCCTCCCCCGCATCGCCGACGTCGGCACCGCCGAGCGGTCGCGGACGACCCGGCTCGACCTCACCCGGCTGCGCGCCGTGGCCACCTCGCCCGTGACCGCACTCGTGGTCATGGTCCTCGGCCTCGTCGGCCTGTTCGCGCTGCCGACGGTGGGCCTGCCGTTCGTGGCGCTCGTCGTGCTGCCGGTGGTCGTCCACCAGCTGCGTGCCGAGCAGCGCCAGAACCTGCGCCGCCCGCGACGCTGACCCGCACGCCACCGCCCCCGGTCCCTGTTCGGGACCGGGGGCGGTGGTGTGTCCGGGGTCAGAAGCTGCCCGACGACCCGGCGGCGACCACACCGATGATGATGAAGAAGACGATGAAGAGCACGAACAGGCCGATCAGGATGTAGCCGATGATCAGCCCCGCGAGGGCCAGGCCGTCGCCGCCCTCGCCCCGCTGCCGGATCTGGCCGCGGGCGATGTGGCCGCAGATCACGCCGCCGATCGCGGTGATCCCGACGACGAGGCCGAGCAGCGAGAGCACGAGCGAGGCGATCGCGAGCCCGTTGGTCGGGGCCGGGTAGCCGTAGCCCGGCTGGGCCGGCGCCACGTTGCCGGTCTGGCCGTAGGCGGGCTGGCCGTAGCCGGTCTGCCCGTAGCCCTGGCCGTACCCCTGCTGTCCGTACCCCTGCTGGCCGTAGCCGGTCTGTCCGTAGGCGGTCTGCTCGCCGGACTGGCCGTATCCCTGCTGGCCGTAGCCGCTCTGTTCGCCGGTCGAGCCGTAGCCCTGCTGGCCGTATCCCTGCTGGCCGTAGCCGCTCTGCTCACCGGTCGACCCCTGGCCCTGGCCGTACCCGCCGTGCGGGCCCGCCGTGTCCTGCGGCGAGTCCGGACCCACGGTGCCGGAGCCCGGGTAGGCGGTGGGCGGTGGATAACCGGTGCCGCTCTGTTCACCCTGCGGGCGGGCGAACGGGTCGGCGTCCTGCGGCTCGCGGTTCGACTCGCTCATGTCCCCGTCCCGGATGGTGCGTGGCCCGCCTCGGGCCCGGCGTGAGGCGGCATCCTCGCAGATCCCGTGGCCCCGGACCCGGCGAAACGGGCGTCACGGACGCTTCGGGAGAGATCCTCGGGACCGTCCGCGCCGTCACCCGGCCGAGATCCGAGAGCGTGGGGCGTGTCTTCTCGCGGCTCGGGCGCGTCGCCACGAACGCCGGGATCCTGCCGCGGGACCCCGCCGGACGGCACCCGACACCCGGTGATCACGGCGAGAACGCCCCACCCGGCTAGGAGGACGGCTTCTCGACCGGAGGCGTCTCGACCTTCGGCGTCTCGACCTTCGGCGGGTCGGACTTCGGCGTCTCGGCCTTCGGCGGGTCGGACTTCGGCGTCTCGGCCTTCGGCGGGTCGCTCTTGGGCGGCGTGCTCGACGGGTCGGACGTCGGCGGGGTGGTCGTCGTGCCGCCCGACGGCGGGGTGGTGGGGGTGTCGCTCTTCGGCGGCGTGCTGGGGGTCGTGCTCGAGGGCTCCGACGGGCGGGGCGTCGAGGACCCCGGGGACATCCACCCCGACCCGTGACCACCCGACCAGCCACCCGCCCCGTGGCCGCCCGACCCGCCACCCGACGGGCCGTCCGGCCGAGCGGCCGAGCGGCCGTCCGCCGCGGACGTCGGCGCCCCACCGCCACCGGTCGCGGGTGCCGCCGACCGCGACGCGTCGGGGAGCTCACCCGGTCCGGCGAGCGGGCCCTGGGCGGCACGCAGGGCCACCTCGGACGCCTGCGCCGGGGTCGGGGCCGAGGAGGGCAGGCCGAGGTCGGAGATCGCGGGCGCGGGCAGGGGGACGAGGGGACCCTGCGGGGTCGGCGTGGAGGTCGCCCCGAGGAACGCGCTCAGCCCGCTCGTCATCGCGATCGAGGTGGAGGTGCCGGTGACGGTCTGGAACACGGCGGTGCTGACCGCGGCGGCGCCCATGAGCGACACCCCGACCACGGCGAGCCGCCGACGCCGCGCCTCCGCGGCCTCGGGCGTGGCGTCCGCCGGCGCGCTGACGCTCGTCGCGACCACGCCGGACCCGACGCCGCCGAACAGCGCGGGCACCCCCTGCACCGACACCGTGCTCGGGTCCACCGTCCCCGTCCTCCGCTCCCGCCGACACCCCACCGCGCTGCACGGCAGGCCGCGGCGACCGGACCCCTGTGCTCGTCCGGATGCCGCGTCGACAAGTCAAACGGACGGACCACGTAGTCGTCCCTCGGACGATCAGGCGGCATGTCATGCGTCCGTGTGGGCCAGTGGTCACTCCACGCACTTCACGATCGACACAGCGTCAACCTGCACCGATGTCGCCCGACCGTGGCCGGGCGACCGCTCGTCGCGTCACCGTTCGCCACCGTCGTGCGACTCCGATCACTCGCCCTCGCCCGATCGGCCCTACGATCCCGCCGTGTCCGACGCGCGCACGCCCGCCCCGGCCGGCGACCACGACCACACCCCGACGGTGCTTGACGCCGCGCTGCGGGAGGCGGGCACGGCCTTCGGGCGGCTCTCGTCGGCGGTCGGCAACGTGTGGGACCGGCTGTGGGAGGGCCACCTCGCCGACACCACCCGGCGGCCGCGCACCACCCTCACGGGCGGCCGCGGCTGGTCCCTCCACCGCTACGCGGCGGTCCCGGGAGCGCCCGTCGTCGGGAATCCCGTGCTGCTGATCCCCCCGCTGGGGGCGCCGGACCTCGCGTTCGACCTGCGCCGCGGGAACAGCCTCGTGGAGTTCCTGCTCGAGCACGGCCGGACGGTCTACATCGTCACCTACGACGCCGCCTTCTGGCGGGGGCGCCGCCGGGGCCTGGAGACCTGGGTCGACGACGTGCTGCCCGCCGCGATCGAGGCGGCGCACGCCGACGCCGACGACGCGGGCGACCTGCACCTCGCGGGGTGGAGCCTCGGCGGCCTGTTCGTGCTGCTCACCCTGGCCGCGCACGACCTCCCCGTGGCGTCGGGAACGGCCTTCGCGGCGCCGGTCGACGTGGACAAGGTCCCGATCGTGGCGCCGTTCCGGTCGATCGCCGAGTACACCGGCGGTGCCATCTTCACCACGGCGTACCGCGTGCTCGGCGGCTTCCCGGCGCCCGCGGTGCGCGCGGCGTTCCAGCTGGTGAGCGCGGACCGGTACGTCACCAAGCCGATCACCGTGCTGACGCACCTCGACGACCGCGACCTCCTCGAGCAGATGGAGGCGGTCGACGTGCTGATGCACAACATGGTCGCCTACCCCGGGCGGGCCTTCGGGCAGGTCTTCCACCACGTCATCCGCGGCAACGAGATCGCCCGGGACGCCGTGCACGTCGGCGGACGACGGGTGCGGCTCGCCGACGTGGAGGACCCGATCCTGCTCATCGCGGGTGCCGACGACGGGATCGCGCCCGTGGACAGCGTGCGCAAGGGCGTCGAGCTCCTGACGAAGTCCCCCGACCTGCGCTTCGAGATCGAGCCCGGCGGACACCTCGGGGTGCTGACCGGACGGCGGGCGAAGACCCACACCTGGCCGGTCTTCCTCGACTTCATGGCTGACCACGACGACTAGAACCACACGGATGTGATTCGCGCACCGGGGTGTTCGAAGGGCCCTCGAACGGGTGTCGTACCGTCACCGCGGCCCTGCTCCCCCGTGGAAGGACACCCTCTCGTGGCCGTCACCCTCAAGGCAGCACTGCTCGACTCCGACAAGCGCGGCTTCGTGGTCACCGACCTCGAGGCGCTCGTCGACGACGAGGTCAAGGACAAGAGCGGCCTGTCCGGCGGCGTGATCAAGACCGGGTACGCCGCCGTCAAGAAGATCAAGCCGGGCATCATCTGGGGCGTCATCGACACGCTCCTCGACGAGTTCGTCGAGGCGCTCGAGCCGCACTGGACCGCCTACAACGCCTCGCCGACCGGCGACTTCGGCGCCTACCTCGCCGCGCACCCGCAGCCCGTGTCGGAGGCCCTGCTCGGCGTCACCGACCGGCGCGCGGAGAAGTCGAACCGCGCCGCCATCACCTCGGTCTACTCCAAGCTCCGGGGCAAGGCCCAGGAGAACGTCATCGAGGCGCTGCCGCGTCTCGGCGCCGTGGTGGAGAAGCACGCCGTGTGAGCTTCGCTCAGGTGAGCACTAAGTGGGGCTATAGGCCCACTTAGTGCTCACCTGGCGGCTACGCCACCCCCTGCGGCAGCCGCCGGATCGAGCCTGGCCCGCGCAGATCGGCGAGGGTCGGGTAGCCGTCGACCGCCATCACGAGGTCGGTCTCGGCGAGCACCGACCGCAGGTGGTGCACCACCCCCTCCTCGCCGCCGAGCGCCAGCGCGTAGGCGTAGGGCCGCCCGAGCCCGACCGCCCGCGCCCCCAGCGCCAGTGCCTTCGCGACGTCGGCCCCGCTGCGCACCCCGGAGTCGAACAGCACCGGGACGTCCCCGGCCGCCGCGACGACGTCGGGCAGGGTCTCCAGCGCCGGCAGCCCGCCGTTGGCCTGGCGTCCGCCGTGGTTGGAGCAGTAGAGGCCGTCGACGCCGAGCTCGACCGCACGTCGTGCATCCTCGGGGTGGCTGATCCCCTTGAGCAGGATCGGCAGGTCGGTCGCCTCGCGCATCCACGTCAGGTCGTCCCAGCCGACGCTGTACCCGAACATCCGGGACCAGAGCGAGATCGCTGCGCGCGGATCCTCCTCCGGGGCGTCGGTGAGCAACGCGCGGAACGCCGGGTCGGAGAAGTAGTTGGCCAGGACGTGCCCCCGCAGCTGCGGGAAGTTCGCGGTGTTGAGGTCCCGCGGACGCCAGCCGGTGACCCACGTGTCGAGGGTGACGACGAGGCCGCGGAAGCCCGCCTTCTCCGCCCGCTGGATCAGCGACACCGCGACGTCGCGGTCCTTCGGCGTGTAGAGCTGGAAGAAGCCCGGGGTGTCCCCCAGCGCCTCGGCGACGTCCTCCAGCGGATCGTTGGTCAGCGTCGACATCACCATCGGCACGCCGGTGCGGGCGCAGGCCCGGGCGACGGCGAGGTCGCCGTGGAAGTCCTGCGAGCAGATGCCGATCACCCCGACGGGGGCGCAGAACAGCGGGGTGGGGAGGTCGACCCCGCAGAACGAGGTCGAGAGGTCGCGCTCGTAGGCGCCCCGCATCATCCGCGGCACGATCCCCCACCAGCCGAACGCCTCGGCGTTCCCGCGCTGGGTCCGCTCGTCGCCCGACCCGCCGGCGACGTAGTTCAGGATCCAGTCCGGCAGGGCCGCCGCGGCCGCGGACTCCAGCCCGGCGAAGTCGACCGGCCAGCGCGGCAGCACCCCCTTGAGGCCCGCGCCGTAGATCTCCAGCTGGTAGTCCCCGTACTGAGCCACACCGGAGATGCCATCACGACGCGGGCCGCTCCACCACCCGCCCTACGGTGGGGCCGTGGATCTCGTCGCCCGTCTGCGCGCCGCGGGCTGCGTGTTCGCCGAGGAGGAGGCGGAGCTCCTGCGCGACGCGGACGAGTCGCAGGTCGCCCGCCGCGTCGCCGGCGAGCCGCTCGAGCACGTCCTGGGCTGGGCGGCGTTCCGTGGCCGGCGGTTCGTCGTCGCTCCGGGGGTGTTCGTCCCGCGCCACCGCAGCGAGCTGCTGGTCGACCTCGCCGTCGCGCGGGCCTTCCCGGGCGCCGTCGTCGTCGACCTGTGCTGCGGGACGGGCGCGCTCGGCGCGGCGGTGGCGGGTGCCGTCAGCTCCGGCGACAGCAAGGCGTCACCGCCTGCGTCCAGTGACAGCAGCGCCACACCGTCGATCGAGCTGCACGCCGTCGATGCCGACCCGGCGGCCGTCGCGTGCGCCCGGCGCAACGTCCCGGGCGCCGTGTACGAGGGCGACCTCGACGCGCCCCTCCCACCGTCGCTGCGCGGTCGCGTCGACGTCCTGCTCGCCTCGCCGCCGTACGTCCCGACCGCCGAGATCGCGCGCATGCCCCCCGAGGCCCGGGAGCACGAGCCGCTCGGCACGCTCGACGGCGGCCCCGACGGGCTCGCCCTCGCCCGTCGCATCGCCGCTCTCGCGCCGGGCTGGCTCGCGCCGGGCGGCGCGCTGCTCGTGGAGTGCGCCACGCACCAGGGGCCGGACCTCGCCGCCGCCGTGCGGGACTACGGGCTGGCCGCCACCGTGCACGGCGACGACGACGCCACCACCGTGGAGGGCCGATGGCCGACGCACTGACCGTGCTGACCCGTCGTCGGGAGACGCAGCGGAGCGGACCTCGACCCGATGAGCGGGAGACGCAGCGGAGCGGAGCTCGACCCGGGCATCGTCGGGAAGGACTTCCCGACGACGGGGCGAGGATCGCGCTGGTCGTCGAGGGCGGCGGGAGCCGCGCGACGTACTCGGCGGGCATGGCCGCGGCGCTGGAGGACCAGGGGTTCGGCGGGTGCTTCGACGCGGTCTACGGGGTGTCGGCGGGGTCGCTGAACGCCGCGTGGTTCACCGCGGGCCTGGCGCGCGAGGCGATGGCGCCGTGGGTCGACCGGTCGGTGATGCGCTCGACGATCAGCCCGCGCCGGATGCTGCGCGGCG contains:
- a CDS encoding putative protein N(5)-glutamine methyltransferase, with amino-acid sequence MPSRRGPLHHPPYGGAVDLVARLRAAGCVFAEEEAELLRDADESQVARRVAGEPLEHVLGWAAFRGRRFVVAPGVFVPRHRSELLVDLAVARAFPGAVVVDLCCGTGALGAAVAGAVSSGDSKASPPASSDSSATPSIELHAVDADPAAVACARRNVPGAVYEGDLDAPLPPSLRGRVDVLLASPPYVPTAEIARMPPEAREHEPLGTLDGGPDGLALARRIAALAPGWLAPGGALLVECATHQGPDLAAAVRDYGLAATVHGDDDATTVEGRWPTH
- a CDS encoding alpha/beta fold hydrolase, whose translation is MSDARTPAPAGDHDHTPTVLDAALREAGTAFGRLSSAVGNVWDRLWEGHLADTTRRPRTTLTGGRGWSLHRYAAVPGAPVVGNPVLLIPPLGAPDLAFDLRRGNSLVEFLLEHGRTVYIVTYDAAFWRGRRRGLETWVDDVLPAAIEAAHADADDAGDLHLAGWSLGGLFVLLTLAAHDLPVASGTAFAAPVDVDKVPIVAPFRSIAEYTGGAIFTTAYRVLGGFPAPAVRAAFQLVSADRYVTKPITVLTHLDDRDLLEQMEAVDVLMHNMVAYPGRAFGQVFHHVIRGNEIARDAVHVGGRRVRLADVEDPILLIAGADDGIAPVDSVRKGVELLTKSPDLRFEIEPGGHLGVLTGRRAKTHTWPVFLDFMADHDD
- a CDS encoding alpha-hydroxy-acid oxidizing protein, with product MAQYGDYQLEIYGAGLKGVLPRWPVDFAGLESAAAAALPDWILNYVAGGSGDERTQRGNAEAFGWWGIVPRMMRGAYERDLSTSFCGVDLPTPLFCAPVGVIGICSQDFHGDLAVARACARTGVPMVMSTLTNDPLEDVAEALGDTPGFFQLYTPKDRDVAVSLIQRAEKAGFRGLVVTLDTWVTGWRPRDLNTANFPQLRGHVLANYFSDPAFRALLTDAPEEDPRAAISLWSRMFGYSVGWDDLTWMREATDLPILLKGISHPEDARRAVELGVDGLYCSNHGGRQANGGLPALETLPDVVAAAGDVPVLFDSGVRSGADVAKALALGARAVGLGRPYAYALALGGEEGVVHHLRSVLAETDLVMAVDGYPTLADLRGPGSIRRLPQGVA
- a CDS encoding alpha/beta hydrolase fold domain-containing protein — protein: MTAADPDVAALLARWSERGEPAMFAGTDTDEGIAAARERFAALMRETVRPASAAPEVHVDVPVPVRVHRPAERTTATLVVFAHGGGWVLGGGEVYDPVAQRLADDTGAVVVAIDYRLAPEHRFPKPLHDVLEGLAWAIDHAADWDADPARVALAGDSAGANLVAGAALARRDRHEPVVGTLLVYPPPDFEGRYASVRENGEGLFLTARDVVACSKLYLGSANPKGDIRLSPLRADLAGLGPTIVATAGLDPLRDAGAAFAGALTAAGVDARLREHPALVHGFLGFTGVVPAADEAVAALHREFAALLAA
- a CDS encoding DUF4190 domain-containing protein — translated: MSESNREPQDADPFARPQGEQSGTGYPPPTAYPGSGTVGPDSPQDTAGPHGGYGQGQGSTGEQSGYGQQGYGQQGYGSTGEQSGYGQQGYGQSGEQTAYGQTGYGQQGYGQQGYGQGYGQTGYGQPAYGQTGNVAPAQPGYGYPAPTNGLAIASLVLSLLGLVVGITAIGGVICGHIARGQIRQRGEGGDGLALAGLIIGYILIGLFVLFIVFFIIIGVVAAGSSGSF
- a CDS encoding DUF6918 family protein, which translates into the protein MAVTLKAALLDSDKRGFVVTDLEALVDDEVKDKSGLSGGVIKTGYAAVKKIKPGIIWGVIDTLLDEFVEALEPHWTAYNASPTGDFGAYLAAHPQPVSEALLGVTDRRAEKSNRAAITSVYSKLRGKAQENVIEALPRLGAVVEKHAV